ATTTCATTCGTCGGAAGTCGATATTTAATATACCCTCTAAGCAGCTATAGGAGTAGGTCTGAACCGTCTTCGATAAACTTCCTTGTTGGCTGAATTACGAAACTTTCGCTTTCTAGTTGATTGAATATTGCTTCGGATacgaactgtttttttttttcaaccaaagCAGAACTGGGCCGTAcgaaacaaagtttaaaaaagaatatacatttttacaattttaccgTGAAAACTTCATTCATTCTTTGGCGAGGTCTAGAGAACACAAACAAAGGATATGAACAAATATGCATATTCATTACGTTTGTTTGTGTCCTTCAGGCATGGCGATAAGTTTcgtaaaaggaaaattttgaattaaatttGAACATTGAAATGAGCCTATTAGTTGTTTGCAAAGACAAGCTaaatagaaagataaaagaggtaCTTACGGTTGTACAAGATTTGCTTCCTTGTCGGTTTTTCATGTTCTTCAGTTATTAAATGCAAACGTTTCCGTAGCGAAGGCTGGGGAACTTTGACAAATACATCGAGGTTTTCCCATGAAATTGAGACCTTCTCTCGTGTGTATTCAAAGTTGTTTAGCGGGCTGCGATTATAATCTCTGTTGCTTGTTGCGTTACTGGTTAAAACCTCATCATAAAGCATGTTGTTCAGACTCTTCGGTTCGGCTAGTGTACGATATACCAAGAGAATAGCAAGTCTCAAGTTACGtcacaaagaacacaacaatGATCCCTAGGCCTTACACAATAACACAATAAACGTGACACAATGGAACGAGACAACAGTGCATATATTGACTTGGTATATCAAGCATCACCCCTGTGTTCACTGGCCACTTTAATATTCACGAGACGAAGGGTATTCGCCGTCTCCCCGCGACCCTGCGGAGTTACGTAAAGAGGCGATTTTTTGTCACATAGTCTTCACAAGTGACTTATGCGCCAAATATGAATGAAAAAACAGGAGAGGAGAAAGCTCTcttgtgaaaaatgaaaaattaaagcttTGCTGCCGACAACCTGATTTCGAAAATTACAAAAGAGATTCAAATTCCTACTGTAGCAATAGAACGATAGACGATTACCAGAAAGTAGAAAACTATTTATGTAAGAGGAACaggaagtgggggggggggggggggggggaatgcgAGTGAAGGTGCGGTGGATGAGATGATTTTAGAGTGATCATAAACCTTATTCCATATAGGATGACACTTGAGGTCCAATGTCCTCTTAAAAATAGGCAGAAATAAGGTGTATGGTTTTTGACCGTATGTTTTTGACGACGCAAGAAAATTGTATACAACTGCCCAATTTTTAGTAGTTTAGTTGTCTCATTTTTTAAGGCCTTATCCACTGAAAACAGTTAAATTTAACAATTCTCTCTTATGGTTTTACTTAAACAGTCAGTTTCGTTGTCTTTACAGTCTTTTACAGTAGGGATTTGGCAATCACACCCTCTGCAACACCACACCTCCCAGTTTGAATGTATACATGAAGGAACATGCAAGTTATAATTTAAGGAATATCGAACAAAGGaggcaaggctgattttacagtcgggaatatataGTTTTTGTCACCATTACTTCAGAAGGCACGGCTTTCCTTCTTCAGTGTCTCACATACAACTATGAGGTTAAGCTAAGACGTTACAATTTGAGATATAGAAAAGCGTGCAATATGATACTATAATCacaactgaaaatttaaataagaaaaaagtgaacgttaagagaatatgaaaacaaaaatcgtTGAAGTAGTGatatgaaagaaatttgaaatgtaaaaataatataaacaaatacaaatggaaGAAGTAAGCCTGGGCATGTATTACATTTCATCTTTCTTGTTACTTAGGTATTAAAATACCTGATGGTTCAGGAGTTTTGCCTCTTTCGATGAGGTATGCTTCTCTAGCTTTTCGTACACTGTCTCTATTAGATTTATTGAGTTCTAGTGGAATAAGTGTGATGTTTTTAACGGAGTGATCATTAGTAAGAAAATGTTCTGAGATTGTGTTGGGTTTGGAGATAATAGATGGGTTGTCAACTGGTCAGCGGTGTTCATTGAAACGGTCTTTAAGTCGTCGTTTGGTTTCACCGATGTACTGTTTAGGGCAGTGGTTGCATTGTACCATCATGAAAACGACGTTTTAAGAGTTACCGTCGATGTGATGAGTGATAGGTCTGGTTTCACCTGTAGAGTGGAATGTGTATGTCTAAGCTTAACCTCATCACTGtatgtaagaccctgaagaaggaaggccgtgctTTTCGAAATATTGGTAACAAaacatatattatatatatatactgcccgactgtaaaatcagcatTGCTTCTTTTGTTCGATATTTCTATATACAGCTGAGTAGATCCTTTATTAGGATCCagtccttcttttttgtaacgTTGGTCCTTGCTTCCAAAACTGAAACTATAAGGAACAAACACGGTTAGAGGGAGGGGAGTTGGTCCGAAATTGTTCCACCCCTCCATCAGGGTAGCTGAATAAGAAGCGAAACAGCATAAAAGGTAAATTGGAGATTTATCTATTCCTATAAGCATcaatattgttgttattattaccACAGCTATCATTAACTTTGccaaataaatttatttatcgCCTGTTTTCTCCCACAGCAGGTAGTCAGTAGAAAGGTGGTGCGAACATTACTGATTAGTTTTGTAAACTtgcattaaaattttaaactctTTACAGGAGTCTGAGATCGCTCGCCCAAGTCAAAAACttgttatttaaaaaagttaacaagTTATTCCTAAAAAAGAGCTGAAATCACTTGCGTCCTTTCTGACCAACCTTTCACTGTCCCGTTGACGATCAAAAACCACCGGAAAAACAAGCCTGCCTTTTGATTGAATCGGTATAAACAAATTACGTCAGcttttcttttcacaaattaCGAAAAAGTTCTTACAGTTGCGACAGGTAGTACAAATTACGAcgaaattattacaaattagAACAGCTATTTCAAATTACGACAAAACAATCAGTTCAAAgtacaattttaaaaagttgcaGTTCAATGAAAGCTGTCTGTTTAAAATAGCTCACATGTGTAGTTAAATATAGAATATTTAAATACCTCTTCTTGCTTGTAACAAAATCAGCTTTCCAAAGCATACAATTGAAGCCAGCTGTTGCAGAGCGCTGATTGGGGAAAAGCCCTAGGTAAGCCAGTGTAGAGAAGCAGTGTCTAAAATCAGCTCCGAAAGACCAAGGGCAAATAACGAGCCTGATCATCCCCCCACCCACCCAACCTTAACCAAACAACTCTTAAGACTCGTCTTTGGTCGCGCCTTCACTCAGGCTAAAAGTAAAtgggcattttttgaccaaggACATGGCTTGTGTGACAAGCacaagttttgaatttttggttAGTTGTTATAGAGAGCGAGATGGGAACGTGCGAAGGGGAAAGGGGGCATTCTCAACTTTTCTTCCGTCATGCGCGAACCTCGTCGAAATCTTCCTTCGCCCTAAAAAAAAAGCGAGCGCCTGCTGAAAGCAGGTTATAAAGGACAGCGAAATAATGACAAAACATAATTACATTAATTCAATGCGCCTCTGTGAATTTTGATTCCTTTTTCAGATTTCTGATTCCTAATTTCCAATCCGTTCTAAGTCAATTATTTATCACAATTTCTCTCTTCGACTCTGTGTTACGTTGGCTCTAATTTGCAAATTGGAGTGCCGAATATAGCTTGACATAGATTGATAAAATGGGAAAGGGTTATAATTTCTTGACTGGCATGGGTACATTAAAGAAGCTATtgtaaatttttagtttttatcccATTAAATAGGGCTCATTCAAGTATATTTTAGGTCTTAAAATTTGTCCGTCTTACTTTACAAAAGAGTTAAAACTTAAACCATTAGCTTTTAGTCGCTACGTGTCTTCGAGTATTTTCATTCAGTACTTATCGTTTGTCACCTTTTATCTTGTCCGTCCTTCTCACTTTGATGCAAACAAAGATACAAAGCTTAAATTGTTTGCTGattgagcaaaaaaaataaaaatacagttttaaaaaaagaggatCAAAAGAATCAAATCTGTCAATGAACACTTGTGCCGATAACAGGTTTTTCCTTGTCTCTCCTCAGTTTAAAGTAGCCTACCTTATTAATGGGAAATTTTATAGGAACTCATTTTCAAAGTGATCAAAATTTTTCGAAACAAAATACTGCAACAACactgatatattttttgaaaaaagctAATAAACAGAAACAGTCTTTACAACTAAACAAATTCCAATTAATTAACCTCAATACGACATAAGAAtctttaaaataaaagcttAATTCAAACCCGTTCCGACTGTAAGAAAAAAAGACTTTCTGCAGCGCAACGTTGTTTTCCGTTAAATGTGCTACTTCCAcccaacacccccccccccgtcaAAAATGTGAGCAACGGTAAACTAGCCATATCCACTCTTCTTCAACTTCAGCCATGCATTGCAGCATATGCATTCTTTGTTGAAACCATTCTATGTACTTGTCAGACAGAACTACAAAATCTCCCATATTGGGTTTAGACCTACCTTAAGGCGTGGGTCCAGCCGACGCCTATTTTAAATATCCAGACATAACTAATCGATGATCAATGACATCAATTGGtaatcaatgagtaatcgatgagtaatcagttgattagtcattgattattgGCGATGATCAATAAGTAATCGATGAGTAATAGAAGCCCAAAAATTTTGTGGCCTATCGATTAgtcatcgattactcattgatcATCGgcaataatcaatgactaatcaacTGATTACCTATCGATTACCCATTGATTACTCATTGATTTCATTGATGCCATTGATGTCATCGATTAGTTATGTCTGGAAATATATACCAGGTAAAACTGAAACCaaaaatttggaaatatttctacCAGTCAAATCTTCTGAGTAAAGTTTATTACAAATGAAGACAAAGCTACAAATTACGATATCTTTGCTTACTTAAAATTACGACAAAGGGTTGTTACAAATTACGACagctttaaaaattacaaattacataCCGGGCGTAGACCCCGTGGGTGGCGTGGTAAGACTTTATGATGGGCTGGGTGGATAATGAAGGGGTTGATCTCATTTGGGACGTGGGCCCTGTACGTTTCATCCCCTGACACCGTGTTGAGTCACCGTGGCGAATTCAATAAAGGCAGTGATCATTTGGCCCACCGATAACTCCAGAAGTCTTCCTGGGATTTTTGCATTAGTTTGGAAAGGTTTGAGAATCACGGCCCAAGCCTCTTAAATGTACagtccagaaaacagaaaatgcACTTTTTTCCGTATAAGTAAATCACCTTTATTAATGTGATGGCGATAAACTAAGTCTTATGTAGTCCAAACTATAGGTCATCATGAAACATGAGGGTGCATATTCTTAACGGGACTGTAAAAACCTATACCTAATTCTCAAAAGGAACATTTCGTGTAACTGGTCTCCATACCATTTGTTATttgataaacaaatttgtttTAGGTTGTTTCGCTTTTACGATTGAGTTTATTCACTCATTCGCCTTGTTAACATGTTCGCTTGCGATTCTTTATAACTTGTAAATAATAATTGTGCGCGCTCACTAATCATGAATTAATCAATATTTGGACTTAATACAATAAAGAAAGTACTTCAAGTTTGTGTACTTATTCTATAACGTTGAGTTACCATGGCCTTTGCCGTCACGTGAACTGATAAAAGCCATATAAGAGAAAAGCCATTCCTTGAATTTCACAAGATAGAAAATTATAAagttcagttttcctttttgttagttcaataacgacacagcagttcaataagtacacaacagatcaataaccacaccagtagttcaatgactacacatcagttcattgagcgtaaactacatgcaGCTGCGGGAAGAATAGCCACAAATGCGTTAGTTATTTTTGAATAAGAATGCATAGCActaagtaagtggtaaatactcatttagctatggtacgagaactaaatagataaatagctagAGATAGAAgatagaaaattataaaatcaaaTCATACAATCCAacgatttattatttttcttgaaactatTATCCATGGGGCCTAGATACTTCCTCAATCAATATCCGAGACACTGATTCCCACCCAGTGTAAGCATCACTCAAGGTTCGGCTACCACACTGTCCTACCCATAATTCCACTCTAACCGCCCCTTGTGGAATGTTTTCACAGTACCCCTCAAATGACCGATGATTCAGCTGATTATTATTGGTATTACCGGACGGCCAGTGATTGTAGACACGAGCCTCAATCGTCATTGGTCCACTGCATTCGTTTCCATTGAACTTGAAATACCACCGGCTACACCGAATACTACCCCTGACCCTCATGTTTCCTTGAAATGAGACTTTGAGCGATGTATCGGACGCCAACTTGTTGAAAGTACACTCCTGTAAGAGAGAAAAGACGAGTAAAATGTCGTAGTTTCCGACTTTGTGGTGCATAGTCAGGTGTTTGAAGGTCATACAAGGTACGCTTAATAATATACACACTACAGGTATAACATATATTGCATTTAGGTCGGTACAGCTTGTGAAATATGAAGTAGTTCTGTGTATAGTAAGGAAATAAAAGAACCCGCTTAAGCAGGATTAACGTAATTGAAGGATGAGAAGCCTAGTGAAAGGGAACATAAAGCTAATTGCCCTCGTTTTTATTTCTTGAGGTGTACTTCTGCATGGGATACTTGTACTGAGGTCTCGTATAAACCAAAATTCTTATTTACCTTAATCTTTCCGTTATCAGTATCGCTGTTTGATTTCCACACACATTGTTTCCAGTTGGTTTGTGGTACTACACTCGCTTGACTTGCTTTGACactttctcctttctctcctttgcctccttttcttccttgattTCCCACAATGCCTCGCTCTCCTTTCATTCCTGCAACTCCTTGCTCTCCTTTTATTACCACAAGTCCCGGTTCACCTTTGATACCCTTTATTCCTGTCGGACAACTCTTCCCAGGAGGCCCCTCGCGCCCTCTGTCTCCTCTTGGACCCGGCATTCCTTGTGATCCCTTATCACCTATTTGTCCTTTTACACCTTCCCTTCCCTGGGGTCCTTGCGGTCCTGGAGCCCCGGGTATTCCAGGCATTCCATTTGAACCTGGAATACCGGGAAAACCATGGCCGAGTGTAGATTTCTGAAAACAAAGATAGTTTCATCACTAGGTATGCGTATAAAATAAGTcattatcataaaaatttcaGTTGAGTGCAAATGTAGCCTTTTGTCTGATTGTGGTGTTCTTGTTCGTCCATTTTGAGGTTGTAAGGTTTGTTAATGTAATGTATCAGtttcctttgcattttctttatgaattattcatgagtttGAGAAGGTCGTTTCTAAGGTGCTGGTTAATGCTGGCTTTGATTCCAACGGCGACGTTTGTTCTAGGTAAGTCATCCAGCTTTGTAGAAAAACAGTCATTAGTACTGGGTAGCATAGTTAATATATGAACAGATGAATTTTTTTACTAAGTTAAGTTGACGAGGAATTTTTGGGCCTTTCATAACTGAACTAAACCCGGATTAGGAGAGACCTAATCCGTTTGATTCTATAAGCTAAGGACCATCATGGATTCCAAATACCGTATGCCAATCTATGCCCACTAGGGCTGCCTGGTTGGCTCTCAGTTAGTTGAATAATAGTTTTTGCAGCAGCCTGGGTTCTATTCCTGGTTGCACTAGCTCTCAGGTTTTTCAAGTCATTTGTACCTTTGAGGAAGATGTAGGTGAATGTGTTACCCTGACATCACTGAATGGTTGGACATTCTAGTCTTCATGGATAAGTTCGAAAATTGATAGGTTGTGTCGTGCAACACACTCACCTTATACTCTTATGGAACTtttagaccccggtggtgtggtccACCTTTCACGGGTGGGGATAGTAGTTTTAAGCACAATAAAATGTCAGATTGTTTTCATGCTGGAAAGCTATATTAATAGAATAATTAAGCCTGCTTTTATACTTAGCATCTAAAGCCAGAAAACACTCAGAAGTTTCTTCCACTTTCATTTCTAACTGATTTAAATGCGCACAGGAATGCTAAAAGACGTAACGTTAAATCGCTATTTTTTCTACTGTGGTAGATTGTAAAGTGCATAATTACAAGGCACAGGGAATACAATTATCCAAGCCAAAACTTGCATTGTTCAATTCACTGCGAGGACCACGTACCCTTCGTTTTAGAAATATATAATACCAAATGAAAACTCATTTTAACAATAAATCGTTTAATTGATGTCGGTGTTCTTTTAGTGGCGTtattaaatgataataaatgataaaaaagcTATACATTTGGGTCTGCACTAGCCGAATATGTGCAAACTTGTTTGTTTATATATGATTCACTATCCTTTATTTACTGTCTAGTTTCCCCACACAAGCATATATACGTACAAACATGAAAAATAGAAGAGGATGACCTTTAAACTGCTTTGAATGTGTGGCCAAATTGCAAATTCCATGATTAGACAATTTTTATCGGCACATTTCCAAATTTCAGAAATTATGAACTTTAATCTGACGAAGCTTTTATAACCATGGTGGAGTCATAAGATCTGCGTTTAATTGACCCAGCTACCTTT
The sequence above is a segment of the Porites lutea chromosome 3, jaPorLute2.1, whole genome shotgun sequence genome. Coding sequences within it:
- the LOC140932047 gene encoding collagen triple helix repeat-containing protein 1-like, which encodes MPGIPGAPGPQGPQGREGVKGQIGDKGSQGMPGPRGDRGREGPPGKSCPTGIKGIKGEPGLVVIKGEQGVAGMKGERGIVGNQGRKGGKGEKGESVKASQASVVPQTNWKQCVWKSNSDTDNGKIKECTFNKLASDTSLKVSFQGNMRVRGSIRCSRWYFKFNGNECSGPMTIEARVYNHWPSGNTNNNQLNHRSFEGYCENIPQGAVRVELWVGQCGSRTLSDAYTGWESVSRILIEEVSRPHG